The Thalassotalea psychrophila genome window below encodes:
- the ispA gene encoding (2E,6E)-farnesyl diphosphate synthase: protein MSQLDNLSLFQNRIDNFLKQKLAEISINDQRLFDAMNYGLLIGGKRMRPYLAYVTAEMLDLDLEDIDPIAAALECIHAYSLLHDDLPAMDDDDLRRGQPTCHVKFDEATAILAGDSLQTLAFEIISNHQFKNISAATHIKLIQMLSSAAGYQGMCGGQAMDLAATDKKVALEHLQTIHRLKTGALLQAAILMPARCREDLPEQTFIGLQQFAQQIGLAYQVHDDIIDITSNEETLGKPAGSDLDANKSTYPALLGLEGAIEKEQQLFQQALSALEALPYNTRNLSNFSTFIIKRAH, encoded by the coding sequence GTGTCCCAGTTAGATAATTTATCATTATTCCAAAATCGTATAGATAACTTTTTGAAGCAAAAACTTGCTGAGATCAGTATTAATGATCAACGCCTGTTTGATGCCATGAATTATGGTTTACTCATAGGTGGTAAACGCATGCGTCCATACTTAGCCTATGTTACAGCAGAAATGTTAGATTTAGATTTAGAAGACATTGATCCTATTGCTGCCGCCTTAGAGTGTATCCATGCTTATTCATTATTGCATGATGATTTACCCGCAATGGATGATGATGATTTACGCCGTGGTCAACCAACGTGTCATGTTAAATTTGACGAGGCTACCGCGATACTTGCTGGTGATAGTTTGCAAACTTTAGCGTTTGAAATTATTTCAAATCATCAATTTAAAAATATTAGTGCTGCCACTCATATTAAACTGATTCAAATGTTAAGTTCAGCTGCAGGGTATCAAGGCATGTGTGGCGGCCAAGCAATGGATTTAGCTGCTACAGATAAAAAAGTAGCTCTTGAACATTTACAAACCATTCATCGTTTAAAAACAGGGGCTTTATTACAAGCTGCCATTTTAATGCCTGCGCGTTGTCGTGAAGACTTACCTGAACAAACCTTTATAGGCTTACAACAATTTGCACAGCAAATTGGTTTGGCATATCAAGTACATGACGATATTATTGATATTACCAGTAATGAAGAAACTCTTGGTAAACCGGCAGGCTCTGACTTAGATGCCAATAAATCGACTTATCCTGCGTTGTTAGGCTTAGAAGGTGCAATAGAAAAAGAACAACAGTTATTTCAACAAGCACTTTCAGCTTTAGAAGCTTTGCCCTACAATACACGCAACTTATCTAATTTTTCTACGTTTATTATTAAACGTGCACATTAA
- a CDS encoding glycine cleavage system protein R, which translates to MRHVVISFLGKDRPGIVDNIASIVKQYNGNWQTSSLRHLSGFFCGIIEVLVSEENAENLACDVQKVEGLKVNVEVTQPSQYNENTISLELTANDRQGIVGEISAVIHKQHGNLVKLVSSQGSAPDFGHPIFKASAIIAINGEDKVDNLVDALESISDDLMVDINV; encoded by the coding sequence ATGAGACATGTTGTAATTTCTTTTTTAGGTAAAGATCGCCCTGGCATCGTAGATAACATAGCTTCTATTGTTAAACAGTATAATGGAAACTGGCAAACCAGTAGTTTACGTCATTTATCAGGTTTCTTTTGCGGCATTATTGAAGTACTCGTAAGTGAAGAAAATGCTGAAAATTTGGCGTGTGATGTTCAAAAGGTTGAAGGTTTAAAGGTGAATGTAGAGGTAACTCAACCGTCTCAATATAACGAAAATACAATTTCACTCGAGCTTACTGCAAATGATAGGCAAGGTATTGTTGGTGAAATCTCTGCAGTAATTCATAAACAGCATGGCAACCTAGTCAAGTTGGTAAGTAGCCAAGGAAGTGCACCAGATTTTGGCCACCCGATCTTTAAAGCATCAGCAATTATTGCCATTAACGGAGAAGATAAAGTAGATAATTTAGTGGATGCTTTAGAAAGTATTTCCGACGATTTAATGGTAGATATTAACGTCTAA
- a CDS encoding exodeoxyribonuclease VII small subunit, whose translation MKKPENQSFEESMNELETIVDDLEQGDLSLEDSMKLFERGLSLSQASQSKLSKAEQKIQILLNNNGEEQLQPFTDNESQD comes from the coding sequence GTGAAAAAACCTGAAAATCAAAGCTTTGAAGAGTCTATGAATGAGCTTGAAACTATTGTCGATGATCTTGAGCAAGGTGATTTATCTTTAGAAGATTCGATGAAGTTATTTGAACGAGGCTTATCTTTAAGCCAAGCTAGCCAAAGCAAATTAAGTAAAGCAGAACAAAAAATTCAAATTTTGTTAAACAATAATGGTGAAGAGCAATTGCAACCATTTACGGATAACGAGAGTCAAGATTAG
- the dxs gene encoding 1-deoxy-D-xylulose-5-phosphate synthase, giving the protein MTTDLSHYPLLAQIDKPEQLRDFSQEKLQQISDELRSYLLNSVSKSSGHFASGLGAIELTVALHYVYNTPFDNLIWDVGHQAYPHKILTGRRDQLHSIRQKDGLHPFPWREESEYDVLSVGHSSTSISAALGMAVAAEKENKNRKTVAVIGDGAMTAGMAFEALNHGGDIHKDMLIVLNDNEMSISENVGALNNHLAKLLSGSLYTGLRESSKRILGSIPPIKELASKAEEHLKGMVVPSTFFEELGFNYIGPIDGHDVNGMVDTIRNMKGLKGPQILHVITTKGKGYEQAEQDPIKYHAVPKFDPESESLPKSAPSLPSYSKIFGDWLCETAEVDNKLVAVTPAMREGSGMVEFSQRFPDKYFDVAIAEQHAVTFAAGLAIGGNNPVVAIYSSFLQRAYDQLIHDVAIQNLPVLFAIDRAGIVGADGATHQGAFDLSFMRCIPNLVIMCPANEAECRLMLSTGHRYNGPAAVRYPRGTAIGVELPDINETIEIGKGLVLREGKNLAILSFGTMLAAAQKTADELDATLVDMRFVKPLDQALISKLASTHSHFITVEDNAIAGGAGSAVNEYVLANQLGTKLLNIGIPDEFIKHGTQDEIHSELELDAQGILAKAKGFIAS; this is encoded by the coding sequence ATGACTACAGACTTGTCTCATTACCCATTACTAGCGCAAATTGATAAGCCAGAGCAGTTGCGTGACTTTTCTCAGGAAAAGCTTCAACAAATTAGTGATGAATTACGTAGCTACTTGCTAAATTCAGTAAGTAAAAGTAGTGGTCATTTTGCCTCAGGCCTAGGCGCAATAGAATTAACCGTTGCCCTACATTATGTATATAACACGCCGTTTGATAATTTAATTTGGGATGTTGGCCATCAGGCCTATCCACACAAAATTTTGACCGGTCGTCGTGATCAACTGCATTCTATTCGCCAAAAAGATGGGTTACACCCATTCCCTTGGCGCGAAGAAAGTGAATATGATGTATTAAGTGTCGGTCATTCTAGTACCTCTATTTCTGCAGCGTTAGGCATGGCTGTTGCAGCTGAGAAAGAAAACAAAAATCGTAAAACGGTTGCCGTAATTGGCGATGGTGCGATGACTGCTGGCATGGCATTTGAAGCATTAAATCATGGCGGTGATATACACAAAGACATGCTTATTGTGTTGAACGATAATGAAATGAGTATTTCAGAAAACGTTGGCGCATTGAATAACCATTTAGCTAAGTTATTATCAGGTAGCCTTTATACTGGCCTTAGAGAAAGCTCAAAGCGTATCTTAGGTTCGATTCCACCAATTAAAGAATTAGCCTCAAAAGCTGAAGAGCATTTAAAAGGTATGGTTGTACCTTCAACATTTTTTGAAGAGCTTGGTTTTAATTACATTGGACCAATCGATGGTCACGATGTAAATGGCATGGTTGATACCATTCGTAATATGAAAGGCTTGAAAGGCCCACAAATATTGCATGTAATCACCACCAAAGGGAAAGGTTACGAGCAAGCAGAACAAGACCCGATCAAGTATCACGCGGTACCTAAATTTGATCCTGAGAGTGAAAGTTTGCCTAAAAGCGCTCCAAGTCTACCTAGTTATTCAAAAATATTCGGTGATTGGTTATGTGAAACTGCAGAAGTTGATAACAAGCTTGTTGCTGTTACTCCTGCCATGCGCGAAGGCTCTGGTATGGTTGAATTCAGCCAACGCTTTCCTGATAAGTATTTTGATGTTGCCATTGCCGAACAGCATGCGGTCACCTTTGCTGCAGGTTTAGCAATTGGCGGAAACAATCCTGTTGTTGCCATATATTCAAGCTTTTTACAACGCGCTTATGATCAACTGATCCACGATGTGGCAATTCAAAACTTACCGGTTTTATTTGCAATTGACCGTGCAGGTATTGTTGGCGCAGATGGAGCAACTCATCAAGGAGCGTTCGATTTATCGTTTATGCGCTGTATACCAAACCTTGTAATTATGTGTCCAGCTAACGAAGCTGAGTGTCGATTAATGCTTAGTACCGGCCATAGGTATAACGGCCCAGCTGCGGTTAGATATCCTCGTGGCACTGCCATTGGTGTTGAATTACCCGATATAAATGAAACAATCGAAATTGGTAAAGGTTTAGTATTACGAGAAGGTAAAAATCTAGCTATTTTATCATTTGGTACCATGTTAGCTGCGGCACAAAAAACAGCAGATGAACTTGATGCTACTTTAGTTGATATGCGTTTCGTTAAGCCACTAGATCAAGCATTAATATCAAAATTGGCAAGTACTCACAGTCATTTTATTACTGTCGAAGATAACGCTATTGCAGGTGGCGCTGGCTCTGCAGTGAATGAATATGTTCTAGCTAATCAATTAGGCACTAAATTGCTAAATATTGGTATACCTGATGAGTTTATTAAACATGGTACACAAGATGAGATACATAGTGAGCTTGAATTAGACGCACAAGGCATATTAGCTAAAGCTAAAGGTTTTATCGCGTCATAG
- a CDS encoding DUF4382 domain-containing protein, with amino-acid sequence MFNNKISYAALMLSVGVGLYSCGGDSSNEPTVSVPFSLGVSDAFVDDAEEVNIEIDKITITSSDGDVDEIDMFYDAESDSQVDTIKINLLDYQGDDQVTIVNESAGIELAVGTSTMELTVIDSGSYVVLDEYADDFPDEDKVKYDIKVPSSRLRLGGFDVVLGATQTEDTPGFTIEFDLTKSLVLRGNDPAKNGFIIKPHGVRIINSASNGTISGVVNLLDEAMLGCEGDIHTVYLYKGEKSAIENSFLADNFDPDFVDNAAPPEAEEPFTSTMVMKDEEGELSYEIGFIPNGDTFGGGVPEDSFYRIAFACNVGDVNLDPAWEDESEIFNDLMIPNPDTQLTVVEVLTGQTVTVDFPVPKP; translated from the coding sequence ATGTTTAATAACAAAATTAGTTACGCTGCTCTCATGTTGTCTGTAGGTGTAGGCCTCTACAGTTGTGGTGGTGATTCTAGCAATGAACCAACTGTATCAGTTCCATTTTCGCTTGGGGTATCCGATGCTTTTGTTGATGATGCTGAAGAAGTTAATATTGAAATTGATAAAATTACCATAACTTCAAGTGATGGTGATGTAGATGAAATTGATATGTTTTATGATGCAGAGTCAGACTCCCAAGTTGATACCATTAAAATTAACTTGTTAGATTACCAAGGTGATGATCAGGTAACTATTGTTAATGAATCAGCGGGTATAGAGTTAGCAGTTGGAACTAGCACTATGGAACTAACTGTTATTGATTCTGGCTCTTATGTTGTACTAGACGAATATGCTGATGATTTTCCTGATGAGGATAAAGTTAAGTACGATATAAAGGTACCTAGCTCTAGGCTAAGATTAGGGGGATTTGACGTTGTCTTAGGAGCAACTCAAACTGAGGATACACCAGGGTTTACTATTGAATTTGATCTAACTAAATCTTTAGTTTTAAGAGGTAATGATCCTGCTAAAAATGGTTTTATTATCAAACCTCATGGAGTAAGAATTATCAATAGTGCAAGTAATGGTACTATCTCAGGTGTCGTAAACCTTTTAGATGAAGCGATGTTAGGTTGCGAAGGTGATATTCATACTGTCTATTTATATAAAGGTGAAAAATCTGCGATTGAAAATTCATTTTTAGCTGATAATTTTGATCCTGACTTTGTTGATAATGCTGCACCTCCTGAAGCTGAAGAGCCATTTACAAGTACAATGGTTATGAAAGATGAAGAGGGTGAGCTGAGTTATGAAATTGGCTTTATTCCGAACGGAGATACTTTTGGCGGCGGCGTTCCTGAAGATTCTTTTTATCGAATTGCCTTTGCATGTAATGTTGGGGATGTAAATTTAGATCCTGCTTGGGAAGATGAATCAGAAATATTTAATGATTTGATGATCCCTAATCCAGATACACAATTAACAGTAGTGGAAGTACTAACTGGACAAACTGTTACTGTGGATTTTCCTGTTCCAAAACCTTAA
- a CDS encoding porin — protein sequence MNLVKTTMALTIAATFTAPVMASDEINFYGKANVGLQYSDEGGESQTEVKSNASRLGVTGDLKVNDSLSVVYKAEVQIEMADDSDDTDNIKGRNQYIGLKGNFGTVLLGRNDTMLKQSQGKIDLFSDYEGDIKNLWKGENRMGESVSYVSPKFGDFSAGVTYVAEGDDDQGGEAGISTAVFYGDSGLKKSNWFASVALDSEVDGEDAMRFNVATKLGAFKLGFIAHSQEVVATGEETTGFMFSAAYKLNKDFTLKGQVQTAEEDFGDKAEKTAFTAGVDYALAKNAKLYAFYTAFDLDEDVTGDEDQSYLSTGIEYKF from the coding sequence ATGAACTTAGTTAAAACTACAATGGCTTTAACAATAGCCGCTACATTTACTGCACCAGTAATGGCTTCTGACGAAATTAACTTTTATGGTAAAGCGAACGTTGGTTTGCAGTATTCAGACGAAGGTGGTGAATCTCAAACAGAAGTTAAATCAAATGCTTCTCGTTTAGGTGTAACTGGTGATCTTAAAGTCAACGACTCGTTATCGGTTGTTTATAAAGCCGAAGTTCAAATTGAAATGGCAGACGACTCTGATGATACAGATAACATCAAAGGCCGTAACCAGTACATTGGTTTAAAAGGCAACTTTGGTACTGTTTTACTCGGTCGTAACGACACTATGTTGAAGCAATCACAGGGTAAAATTGATTTGTTCAGTGACTACGAAGGCGATATTAAAAACCTTTGGAAAGGTGAAAACCGTATGGGTGAGTCAGTAAGTTATGTTTCTCCAAAATTTGGTGATTTCTCTGCCGGTGTTACTTATGTCGCTGAAGGTGACGATGACCAGGGTGGTGAAGCCGGTATATCAACTGCAGTATTTTACGGTGACTCAGGACTGAAAAAATCAAATTGGTTTGCTTCTGTTGCACTCGACAGTGAAGTAGATGGTGAAGATGCAATGCGCTTTAATGTTGCAACCAAATTGGGGGCATTCAAGCTTGGTTTTATTGCTCACTCTCAAGAAGTTGTTGCAACAGGTGAAGAAACTACTGGTTTCATGTTTTCTGCAGCGTACAAACTAAACAAAGACTTCACTTTAAAAGGTCAGGTACAGACAGCAGAAGAAGATTTTGGTGATAAAGCAGAAAAAACAGCATTTACTGCTGGTGTTGATTATGCGCTGGCTAAAAACGCTAAGCTTTATGCATTTTACACTGCATTTGATTTAGATGAAGATGTAACTGGTGATGAAGATCAAAGTTATTTATCAACAGGTATTGAATATAAATTTTAA
- the thiI gene encoding tRNA uracil 4-sulfurtransferase ThiI codes for MKFIIKLQAEIAMKSRPVRKRFTKLLNGSIKNVLRRLDEDVRTQLNWDNIEVTSKNISPENRLQLIEALQCIPGIAHFLEVQQFEFTDKHDIFEKTLAVHGKNIENKSFCVRAKRLGEHDFSSLELEQYVGGGLNQNVESARVQLKKPDVTVRIEVKNDKLLIVTNRHDGLGGFPIATQEDVLSLMSGGFDSGVASYQMIKKGTRTHYCFFNLGGSAHEVGVKQVSYYLWNKFGSSHKVKFFAVDFEPVVAEILEKVENGQMGVILKRMMMRAAAQIAEKTGIQALITGEALGQVSSQTLTNLNVIDRVTETLILRPLAAYDKQDIIDIARKIGTEDFAKTIPEYCGVISQKPTVKAILSKIEAEEANFDMSILDQVVADTRMQDIRDIATETEAEVNTVSQIETVDSAGHDNVIVDIRSPEEEDANPLDFDGIDVKHIPFYKLATQFGDLPKDKTYLLYCDRGVMSKLQALYLHDNGFNNVKVYRP; via the coding sequence ATGAAATTTATCATTAAATTGCAGGCAGAAATTGCCATGAAGTCGCGCCCTGTACGTAAGCGTTTTACTAAACTGTTAAATGGCAGCATTAAAAATGTATTGCGCCGTTTAGATGAAGACGTACGTACTCAATTGAACTGGGACAATATCGAAGTTACCAGTAAAAATATTTCGCCTGAAAACCGTTTGCAGTTAATTGAAGCATTACAATGTATCCCTGGAATTGCTCACTTTTTAGAAGTTCAGCAATTTGAATTTACCGACAAGCACGATATTTTTGAAAAAACTCTAGCCGTTCATGGCAAAAATATTGAAAACAAAAGTTTTTGTGTACGGGCTAAACGTTTAGGTGAACATGATTTCTCATCATTAGAATTAGAACAATATGTTGGTGGTGGCTTAAATCAAAATGTTGAGTCAGCTCGTGTGCAACTTAAAAAACCAGACGTAACTGTTCGCATTGAAGTTAAAAACGATAAATTATTAATAGTAACCAATCGTCATGACGGCCTTGGCGGTTTTCCAATTGCTACTCAAGAAGACGTATTATCTTTAATGTCAGGTGGTTTTGACTCGGGTGTTGCCAGTTATCAAATGATTAAAAAAGGCACTAGAACGCATTATTGTTTCTTTAATTTAGGCGGCTCTGCGCACGAAGTTGGCGTTAAACAAGTTAGCTATTACTTATGGAATAAATTTGGCTCTTCACATAAAGTTAAATTTTTTGCCGTAGATTTTGAACCTGTCGTTGCTGAGATCCTTGAAAAAGTTGAAAACGGTCAAATGGGCGTTATCTTAAAACGTATGATGATGCGAGCAGCAGCACAAATTGCTGAAAAAACTGGTATTCAAGCGTTAATTACTGGTGAAGCATTAGGTCAGGTTTCTAGTCAAACATTAACCAACTTAAATGTTATCGACAGAGTTACCGAAACTTTGATCCTTCGTCCATTAGCAGCCTATGATAAGCAAGATATTATCGATATAGCGCGCAAAATTGGCACTGAAGATTTTGCTAAAACTATACCTGAATATTGTGGCGTGATTTCACAAAAGCCAACAGTTAAAGCTATTCTGTCAAAAATTGAAGCTGAAGAAGCTAACTTTGATATGAGCATACTTGATCAAGTTGTTGCTGATACTCGTATGCAGGATATTCGTGATATCGCTACCGAGACAGAAGCAGAAGTGAATACTGTTTCACAAATTGAAACCGTTGATAGTGCTGGTCATGACAATGTGATTGTTGATATTCGTAGCCCTGAAGAAGAAGACGCTAACCCACTAGATTTTGATGGAATTGATGTTAAACACATTCCATTTTACAAATTAGCTACTCAATTTGGTGACTTGCCAAAAGATAAAACCTATCTGTTATATTGTGACCGAGGCGTAATGAGTAAGCTGCAAGCTTTATACCTACACGATAATGGCTTTAATAACGTAAAAGTTTATCGTCCTTAA
- a CDS encoding dipeptidyl-peptidase 3 family protein produces the protein MKLNKIAATLLLGCGLTAGLLSGCSDNNNNNSTEHVLLADAQSRLNIYKEVTLDADLSHLSSNQKQVISLLIDASKIIDNLFWQQAFGDNKKEFLAGIKDPATRRFIEINYGPWDRLNGDKPLLTNINKKSLGAQFYPDDMTKEEFEQSDFKGNKSLYSVVKRNEKGQLFSIPYSEAFSKQLERAAAILEKAASFADDKEFANYLTMRAEAFRTDEYQASDFAWMDMKNNPIDVVIGPIETYEDLLYGYRAGFESYVLIKDLSWSERLAKYAAFLPELQKGLPVSKKYKAEVPGSDADLNAYDVVYYAGHSNAGSKTIAINLPNDEQVQLEKGTRRLQLKNAMRAKFDAIMLPIADQLVSEEDRKHVTFTAFFANTMFHEVAHGLGIKNTINNKGTVRQALKEHSSALEEGKADILGLYMIRQLLAKGAISEGELKDYYTTFMAGIFRSVRFGASSAHGKANMVRFNYFSDNGAFAKDDMGFYKVDMDKMTQAIDSLSELILNLQGNGDYDGVGKLVADMGIIREDLAADLAKLEAASIPVDIVFKQGKMVLDL, from the coding sequence ATGAAACTTAACAAAATAGCGGCAACATTATTATTAGGTTGCGGTTTAACTGCAGGTTTATTGTCAGGCTGCTCAGATAACAACAATAACAATTCAACAGAACATGTATTGTTAGCTGATGCTCAATCTAGACTAAATATTTATAAAGAAGTTACCTTAGATGCCGATTTAAGTCACTTAAGCAGTAACCAAAAACAGGTTATTTCGTTATTAATTGATGCTTCAAAAATTATCGACAATCTATTTTGGCAACAAGCATTTGGCGATAATAAAAAAGAATTTCTAGCTGGTATTAAAGATCCTGCCACCCGTCGTTTTATAGAAATTAACTATGGCCCATGGGATAGATTAAATGGTGATAAACCACTGTTAACTAACATTAATAAAAAGTCTTTAGGCGCCCAGTTTTACCCTGATGATATGACTAAAGAAGAGTTTGAACAATCAGACTTTAAAGGCAATAAATCTTTATATTCAGTGGTAAAACGAAACGAGAAAGGTCAATTGTTTTCTATTCCGTACTCTGAAGCCTTTAGTAAACAACTAGAGCGTGCGGCAGCAATCTTAGAAAAAGCAGCAAGTTTTGCCGATGATAAAGAATTTGCTAATTACTTAACCATGCGAGCTGAAGCATTTAGAACAGATGAATATCAAGCGTCAGATTTTGCTTGGATGGATATGAAGAATAATCCTATTGATGTAGTAATTGGGCCTATCGAAACATATGAAGATTTACTTTATGGTTATCGAGCAGGTTTCGAATCATATGTATTGATTAAAGATTTAAGCTGGAGTGAACGCTTAGCGAAATATGCAGCCTTTTTACCTGAATTACAAAAAGGCCTACCAGTAAGCAAAAAATATAAAGCGGAAGTTCCTGGTTCAGATGCAGATTTAAATGCTTATGACGTAGTTTATTATGCAGGACATTCAAATGCTGGTTCTAAAACTATTGCCATTAACTTGCCAAATGATGAACAAGTACAACTTGAAAAAGGTACTCGTCGCTTACAACTTAAAAATGCCATGCGTGCTAAGTTCGACGCTATTATGCTACCGATTGCAGATCAGTTAGTGAGTGAGGAAGACAGAAAACATGTAACCTTTACTGCTTTTTTTGCCAACACTATGTTTCATGAAGTCGCGCATGGCTTAGGCATTAAAAACACCATTAACAATAAAGGTACTGTACGCCAGGCTCTGAAAGAACATTCTTCGGCATTAGAAGAAGGTAAAGCCGATATTCTTGGCTTGTACATGATTCGCCAATTGTTAGCGAAAGGCGCAATAAGTGAAGGTGAATTAAAAGATTACTACACCACATTTATGGCCGGCATTTTCCGTTCAGTTCGCTTTGGCGCATCAAGTGCTCATGGTAAAGCCAATATGGTGCGCTTTAATTACTTTAGTGATAACGGTGCATTTGCCAAAGATGACATGGGTTTCTACAAAGTTGATATGGATAAAATGACACAAGCCATAGATTCATTGTCTGAATTAATTTTAAACCTACAAGGCAATGGCGATTATGATGGTGTTGGTAAATTAGTTGCTGACATGGGAATTATTAGAGAAGATTTAGCTGCCGATCTAGCCAAACTTGAAGCGGCGAGTATTCCTGTAGATATTGTCTTTAAGCAAGGCAAGATGGTTTTAGATCTTTAA
- a CDS encoding PstS family phosphate ABC transporter substrate-binding protein, giving the protein MKLKSILTGVSIAVATLTSQNALAIDSDLPVYKKTSGISGNLSSVGSDTLANMMTFWAEEFKRTYPSVNIQIQAAGSSTAPPALTESTSGLGPMSRKMKSKEIQSFEKKFGYKPTPVRVAIDALAVFVHKDNPIQGLSIQQVDAIFSSNRKCRGEIDVDRWGALDLEGDWTGKDIQLYGRNSVSGTYGYFKEKALCKGDFKNTVNEQPGSASVVQSVSASLNGIGYSGIGYKTSGVRALPLSKKGNNFVEANMANAISGDYPLSRYLYVYVNKHPNKPLAPKEAEFLKMVLSKSGQKIVEKDGYIPLPSSVVNKELKKLGLSL; this is encoded by the coding sequence ATGAAACTTAAAAGCATATTAACTGGTGTAAGTATTGCAGTCGCAACGCTAACAAGCCAAAACGCTTTAGCAATAGACAGTGACTTACCAGTATATAAAAAGACGAGTGGTATATCAGGTAACTTGTCTTCTGTAGGTTCTGACACATTAGCAAACATGATGACGTTTTGGGCAGAAGAATTTAAACGTACTTATCCAAGTGTAAACATTCAAATTCAAGCAGCAGGGTCTTCAACGGCTCCGCCAGCATTAACTGAATCTACATCAGGTTTAGGGCCAATGAGCCGTAAAATGAAATCGAAAGAAATTCAGTCTTTTGAAAAAAAATTCGGCTATAAACCTACACCGGTTCGTGTTGCCATTGATGCTCTAGCAGTGTTTGTTCACAAAGATAACCCAATACAGGGGTTAAGCATTCAGCAAGTAGATGCGATATTTTCTAGCAATCGTAAATGTCGAGGCGAAATTGATGTTGACCGTTGGGGTGCTTTAGATTTAGAAGGTGACTGGACAGGTAAAGATATACAATTATATGGTCGCAACTCTGTATCAGGTACTTACGGTTACTTTAAAGAGAAAGCTCTTTGTAAAGGTGACTTTAAAAACACTGTAAATGAGCAACCTGGATCAGCGTCGGTTGTGCAATCAGTTTCTGCATCATTAAATGGTATTGGTTACTCGGGAATTGGCTACAAAACATCTGGCGTACGTGCTTTACCATTAAGTAAAAAAGGTAACAATTTCGTTGAAGCTAACATGGCTAATGCGATTTCTGGCGATTACCCTCTTTCTCGTTACTTATACGTATATGTAAATAAACACCCAAACAAGCCATTAGCTCCTAAAGAGGCTGAATTCTTAAAAATGGTGTTATCGAAGTCTGGTCAAAAAATTGTTGAAAAAGATGGTTATATTCCACTTCCTTCATCAGTAGTTAATAAAGAACTTAAGAAATTAGGTCTTAGTTTGTAG
- the phoB gene encoding phosphate regulon transcriptional regulator PhoB → MSRQILVVEDETAIREMITFVLDQNGFNAIEAADYEQAKALLVDPLPDLVLLDWMLPGGSGLKIAREIKLQEYTKKIPIIMLTARSDEDDKVRGFEVGVDDYVTKPFSPKELIARIKAVIRRVAPTSLEEVIEFKGLTLDPVSHRVKINGNPIDLGPTEFKMLHFFMAHPERVYSREQLLDNVWGTNVYVEDRTVDVHIRRLRKSITGQGHEEFVQTVRGAGYRFSSKVS, encoded by the coding sequence ATGAGCCGACAAATTTTGGTAGTAGAAGACGAAACCGCAATTAGAGAAATGATCACATTTGTGCTTGATCAAAATGGTTTTAATGCCATTGAAGCTGCAGATTACGAGCAAGCAAAAGCGCTGTTGGTTGACCCGTTGCCGGATTTAGTTTTATTAGATTGGATGCTGCCGGGTGGCAGTGGTCTTAAAATTGCGCGCGAAATAAAGCTGCAAGAATATACAAAAAAAATACCTATCATAATGCTCACCGCACGCTCTGATGAAGACGATAAGGTAAGAGGATTTGAAGTAGGTGTAGATGATTATGTTACTAAACCTTTCTCACCTAAAGAGTTAATTGCTCGCATTAAAGCGGTTATTCGCCGTGTTGCACCAACTTCATTAGAAGAAGTTATAGAGTTTAAAGGTTTAACTTTAGATCCTGTTTCTCATCGAGTAAAAATTAATGGAAATCCGATAGATTTAGGCCCAACTGAATTTAAAATGTTACATTTTTTTATGGCCCACCCCGAAAGAGTCTATTCTAGAGAACAATTACTTGATAATGTATGGGGCACAAATGTTTATGTTGAAGATAGAACCGTAGATGTTCATATTAGACGCCTTAGAAAATCCATTACAGGGCAAGGTCATGAAGAGTTTGTACAAACGGTTCGTGGTGCTGGTTATCGATTTTCAAGTAAAGTAAGTTAA